From one Desulfitibacter alkalitolerans DSM 16504 genomic stretch:
- a CDS encoding glycosyltransferase family 4 protein, whose amino-acid sequence MTTFKVMHILRPAEGGMKNHVENLLKHVNQGIYESVLVCPATVAAKMDTACKVYNLELTENLTPGRDIKALNKLMHIINMEKPNILHTHGTKTGVLARLAAKRFGGTLCTVSTIHNFVYQFPTSWLKGKLFSYFQRQLIPQADHYIAVSKALADNVCFHESIPADKMSVVYNGVNLKDFEMMLDCNAAKEALHLDIREPVVGVIARLIPQKGVQHFLKMADTVSKKLPGCQFLIIGSGPQRDALVDQAYDMGIEARIIFCGYRKDIPMLLPIINVLVIPSLSEGLSITALEAMASRRPIVAYNTGGLSELIINEETGLVVKKGDINGLSRSVLELLIHRQKAERLGNTARQIVEERFTLDKMIKDTEKIYEKVLLSKGLKIAETIEKEAAANLNY is encoded by the coding sequence ATGACTACATTTAAAGTAATGCATATTTTGCGTCCTGCTGAAGGCGGCATGAAAAACCATGTGGAAAATTTGCTAAAGCATGTCAACCAGGGTATTTATGAATCAGTACTGGTATGCCCAGCCACAGTTGCTGCAAAAATGGACACAGCATGCAAGGTTTATAATCTGGAGTTAACTGAAAATCTGACTCCTGGCAGAGATATAAAAGCTCTAAATAAACTGATGCACATTATTAACATGGAAAAACCAAATATTCTTCATACACATGGAACTAAGACTGGTGTGCTTGCAAGACTGGCAGCAAAAAGATTCGGTGGAACTCTTTGCACAGTTAGTACTATACACAATTTTGTTTATCAATTCCCAACATCCTGGTTGAAGGGCAAGCTATTTTCCTATTTCCAAAGACAGTTGATTCCACAGGCTGATCATTACATTGCAGTTTCCAAAGCTTTGGCAGACAATGTTTGTTTTCATGAAAGCATTCCAGCAGACAAGATGTCTGTTGTATACAATGGTGTTAATTTAAAGGACTTTGAAATGATGTTGGACTGTAATGCTGCTAAGGAAGCGTTACATTTAGATATTAGGGAGCCAGTAGTTGGTGTGATAGCAAGGTTAATACCTCAAAAGGGAGTGCAGCACTTTTTAAAAATGGCTGACACAGTAAGTAAAAAGCTTCCAGGCTGTCAATTTCTTATAATAGGAAGCGGGCCACAACGGGATGCCCTAGTTGACCAGGCTTATGATATGGGTATTGAAGCCCGTATAATATTTTGTGGTTATAGAAAAGATATACCTATGCTGCTTCCTATAATAAATGTTCTTGTAATTCCATCCTTAAGCGAAGGACTGTCTATTACAGCCCTTGAGGCAATGGCGTCCAGAAGACCAATTGTTGCTTACAATACCGGAGGTCTTTCAGAATTGATAATCAACGAAGAAACAGGCCTTGTTGTTAAAAAAGGTGATATTAATGGATTATCCCGTAGTGTATTAGAGCTGTTAATTCACAGACAAAAGGCTGAAAGACTGGGGAACACGGCAAGGCAGATAGTTGAAGAAAGATTTACTTTAGATAAAATGATCAAGGATACTGAAAAGATTTACGAAAAGGTTTTATTATCAAAGGGTCTAAAAATAGCAGAAACTATTGAAAAAGAAGCTGCTGCTAATTTAAACTATTGA
- the speD gene encoding adenosylmethionine decarboxylase has protein sequence MNALGRHILAEIYGCQFDILNDAEKVERIMVKAALEAGAEVREAVFHKFSPQGVSGVVVISESHLAIHTWPELGYAAVDVFTCGETVDPWDACNYLTEMFKAQSVECKEVLRGIDNSFSCGKKAVNQ, from the coding sequence TTGAACGCATTGGGTCGCCATATCCTGGCTGAAATCTATGGATGTCAATTCGACATTTTAAATGATGCTGAAAAAGTGGAAAGAATTATGGTGAAAGCTGCCTTAGAAGCTGGAGCAGAGGTAAGAGAAGCAGTGTTTCATAAGTTCAGCCCACAAGGAGTAAGTGGTGTTGTGGTTATTTCAGAATCACATTTGGCAATTCATACCTGGCCAGAGTTGGGTTACGCTGCAGTGGATGTTTTTACATGTGGTGAAACGGTTGATCCGTGGGATGCCTGTAATTACCTAACGGAGATGTTTAAAGCCCAATCTGTGGAATGCAAGGAAGTACTAAGGGGTATTGATAATAGCTTCTCCTGTGGTAAAAAGGCGGTAAATCAATAG
- a CDS encoding polyprenyl synthetase family protein, which produces MATIINFLDNQLTLSDQMLLKDFNIRNKCIWDLTQFNIDNKKRHFYPKLFLLSYSLFKRDTNVKVISMAAIIQLIYLASEIHKYEGDKPEYPVLVGDYLFSMFFQNLCKYDMIEWLGPLSQTISTMQLGSMERFENNSIKSSNLSTISKESASLGEISCALGANFAKAPDRAVNSLKEIGFILGLIFGLLEDKKPAVSKVLNYIEEVEEQIPIINSLSKNKEKVINFQQMVNNFKASILEVNSKVC; this is translated from the coding sequence ATGGCCACAATAATTAATTTTTTAGACAATCAGCTTACATTATCCGACCAGATGCTGTTAAAGGATTTTAATATAAGAAATAAGTGTATCTGGGATTTAACCCAGTTTAACATAGACAATAAAAAGAGACATTTTTACCCAAAATTATTCCTTTTAAGTTACTCATTATTCAAAAGAGACACAAATGTTAAGGTTATTAGCATGGCAGCTATAATTCAATTAATATACCTGGCTTCAGAGATTCATAAATATGAAGGTGATAAGCCAGAATACCCTGTACTAGTTGGAGATTACTTATTCTCCATGTTTTTCCAAAATCTTTGCAAATATGATATGATAGAGTGGTTGGGTCCCCTTTCACAAACCATTAGCACAATGCAGCTTGGAAGTATGGAACGTTTTGAGAATAATTCCATTAAAAGCAGTAATCTTAGCACTATTTCTAAGGAAAGTGCTTCATTAGGAGAAATATCCTGTGCCCTGGGAGCCAATTTCGCAAAAGCACCAGATAGAGCTGTTAACTCTTTAAAAGAAATCGGGTTTATTTTGGGGTTGATTTTTGGTTTACTCGAAGACAAAAAACCAGCTGTATCAAAGGTATTAAATTATATAGAAGAAGTAGAAGAACAAATACCCATTATAAACTCTTTAAGTAAAAACAAAGAAAAAGTTATTAATTTTCAACAAATGGTGAACAACTTTAAAGCAAGTATATTGGAAGTCAATAGTAAAGTATGCTAG
- a CDS encoding demethylmenaquinone methyltransferase → MTKEFKLPKGYSSKEEYVHSIFSTIAPKYDLLNTVLSFNRDKVWRKITVDKTGLSEGNRGIDVCCGTGELAFEQAKRVGSKGEVVGVDFCEEMLAIALEKTPEKYKNNIRWLKGDATNLPLPDNEFDGATIGFALRNVPSIEKTIKEMKRVVKPGGKVVSLELAKPSAPVFKQLYYLYFNHLVPIMGKLGIGKDGPYTYLPNSLKVFPHQDKIRDLFGDVGLINPHYIELTGGIVAVHVGTVPE, encoded by the coding sequence ATGACTAAAGAATTCAAACTACCAAAAGGCTATAGCTCAAAAGAAGAATATGTTCACTCTATATTTTCAACAATTGCTCCAAAGTATGACCTGCTGAATACAGTTCTAAGCTTCAATAGAGATAAGGTTTGGCGGAAAATAACTGTTGATAAAACAGGTCTAAGTGAAGGTAATAGAGGAATAGATGTTTGCTGTGGAACAGGTGAGCTCGCCTTTGAACAGGCCAAAAGAGTAGGCAGCAAAGGGGAAGTTGTGGGAGTTGACTTTTGTGAAGAGATGCTGGCAATTGCCTTAGAAAAAACTCCCGAGAAATACAAGAATAATATTAGATGGCTTAAAGGTGATGCTACAAATCTACCACTTCCAGACAATGAGTTTGATGGTGCTACAATTGGTTTTGCTTTAAGAAATGTTCCATCTATCGAAAAAACTATTAAAGAAATGAAAAGGGTAGTCAAGCCTGGTGGAAAGGTTGTTTCCCTTGAATTAGCAAAGCCATCGGCACCTGTGTTTAAACAGTTATATTATTTATATTTTAATCATCTAGTTCCCATAATGGGTAAACTAGGAATAGGCAAGGATGGCCCTTATACCTATCTTCCAAATTCACTAAAGGTTTTTCCTCATCAGGACAAAATAAGAGATTTATTTGGGGATGTGGGACTGATTAACCCCCATTATATTGAGCTTACAGGTGGAATAGTTGCTGTACATGTAGGAACTGTACCAGAATAA
- a CDS encoding pyridoxal-phosphate dependent enzyme, giving the protein MYDIILDANKRIKGIAHKTPVLTSNKLNQRVGSEVYLKCENFQKIGAFKFRGAYNAIGKLVEKGKGKSILTYSSGNHAQAVALAGRMFNLKTTIIMPMNAPKSKREAAENYGAEVITYDPNKVTREALAKNLMEIKDYELIPPFDNIDIIAGQGTCAKEFIEDYNNLDYLLVPCGGGGLLSGSAISSKNLLPSCKVIGVEPKLADDAFKSFKSGILHEVHNPPTIADGVRTPFLGLLNFDIIKKYVDDIVTVSEEDIAQAMYFVWSRMKIIVEPTGALALSALFCKEYDLFKDKKVGVIISGGNVDIKSACEIFSRFIGDSF; this is encoded by the coding sequence ATGTATGATATTATATTGGATGCCAATAAACGAATAAAAGGGATAGCCCACAAGACTCCTGTATTAACCTCTAATAAGTTAAATCAAAGAGTTGGCAGTGAGGTTTATCTAAAATGTGAGAACTTCCAAAAAATAGGTGCATTTAAATTTCGTGGCGCTTATAATGCCATTGGAAAGCTTGTTGAAAAGGGAAAGGGTAAGAGCATCTTAACATATTCCTCAGGGAATCATGCACAGGCAGTTGCTCTGGCTGGCAGGATGTTTAACCTAAAAACAACAATCATTATGCCAATGAACGCGCCTAAATCCAAAAGGGAAGCTGCAGAAAATTATGGAGCTGAGGTAATCACCTATGATCCTAATAAGGTAACAAGGGAAGCATTGGCAAAGAATCTAATGGAAATTAAAGACTATGAACTCATTCCACCCTTCGATAATATTGATATTATTGCAGGACAAGGTACATGCGCAAAGGAATTTATTGAAGATTACAACAACCTGGATTATCTTTTAGTACCATGCGGCGGGGGAGGCTTACTGAGTGGTTCTGCCATAAGCAGCAAAAACCTATTACCTTCCTGTAAGGTAATAGGGGTTGAGCCCAAACTTGCAGATGATGCTTTTAAATCATTTAAGAGTGGTATTTTGCATGAAGTTCATAATCCACCCACCATTGCAGACGGTGTAAGAACCCCTTTTTTAGGCTTGCTTAACTTTGACATTATAAAAAAATATGTAGATGATATTGTCACTGTTTCAGAAGAAGACATTGCACAGGCTATGTACTTTGTATGGAGCAGAATGAAAATCATAGTAGAGCCAACAGGGGCATTAGCGTTATCTGCACTATTTTGCAAAGAATATGACCTTTTCAAGGATAAAAAGGTTGGTGTTATAATTAGTGGCGGCAATGTAGATATTAAGTCAGCATGTGAGATTTTTTCCAGATTTATTGGTGATAGTTTCTGA
- a CDS encoding RidA family protein, translating into MEKEVIFTDKAPEAIGPYSQAIRIGDFLFTSGQIPIDPHTGNIITGDIQRETIQVLENLKAVVEEAGATLDNVVKTTVFIKDMNQFALINEAYSRFFSERPPARSCVEVARLPKDVNVEIEAIVALKPQLNI; encoded by the coding sequence GTGGAAAAGGAAGTAATTTTTACTGATAAGGCTCCAGAAGCAATTGGACCTTATTCTCAGGCCATTAGAATAGGTGATTTTTTATTCACCTCTGGACAGATTCCAATTGATCCACATACTGGAAATATCATTACTGGCGATATTCAAAGAGAAACAATTCAAGTGCTTGAAAATTTAAAGGCTGTAGTAGAAGAAGCAGGTGCTACCCTTGACAATGTTGTTAAGACAACAGTATTTATTAAAGATATGAACCAGTTTGCTTTAATAAATGAGGCTTACTCCAGGTTCTTTTCTGAAAGACCTCCTGCAAGATCATGTGTGGAGGTAGCAAGATTACCAAAGGATGTAAACGTAGAGATAGAAGCAATAGTTGCACTTAAACCCCAACTAAATATTTAG
- a CDS encoding helix-turn-helix transcriptional regulator: protein MSEFKNIHPRLKGIFPIAKGISETFGKNCEVVIHDLQKPEKSLIYVAGKVTGRKPGAPTTDLVLQTLKSKGNDANDLINYQTSTKDGKILKSSTIFIKDDNDIIIGCMCINFDMSEFLTCQQILESFTNFSKENEYMGGERFFYDVNEAMDEIIHSTIKDYPTPKQLMQKDDKLLVVKKLDEKGVFLVKGSVDQVAKILGVSRYTIYNYLEEARSTSFNSAM from the coding sequence ATGAGTGAATTTAAAAACATCCATCCTAGACTAAAAGGTATATTTCCAATAGCAAAGGGGATATCTGAAACCTTCGGTAAAAACTGTGAGGTAGTTATTCATGATTTACAAAAGCCGGAAAAGTCATTGATTTATGTTGCTGGAAAGGTTACAGGTAGAAAACCTGGTGCACCAACTACAGACTTAGTCTTACAAACTTTAAAAAGCAAGGGCAATGATGCCAATGACTTGATTAATTATCAGACAAGCACTAAAGATGGTAAGATTTTAAAATCTTCAACAATATTCATAAAGGATGATAATGATATTATCATTGGCTGCATGTGTATAAATTTTGACATGTCTGAATTTTTGACATGCCAGCAGATACTAGAAAGCTTTACAAATTTCAGCAAGGAAAATGAATATATGGGTGGAGAAAGGTTTTTCTATGATGTTAATGAGGCTATGGATGAAATTATTCATTCAACTATAAAAGATTATCCTACCCCTAAACAGCTCATGCAAAAGGATGACAAGCTACTAGTTGTGAAAAAGCTAGATGAAAAGGGAGTGTTTTTAGTAAAGGGGTCTGTAGACCAGGTTGCAAAAATATTAGGGGTATCCCGTTACACAATATATAATTATCTTGAGGAAGCCAGGTCAACATCCTTTAATAGTGCAATGTAA
- a CDS encoding radical SAM protein → MKFQKEASYRLLLDKGELEERVQQAYTLMKNCQLCPHLCRINRDQKKGICSAGTTAMVSSYGPHFGEEAPLVGTNGSGTIFFAFCNMKCVFCQNYEISWGGEGELVSPHELAEIMLHLQGQGCHNVNLVTPTHFVPQIVEAVFIAAKIGLNVPLVYNCGGYERIETLKVLDGIIDIYMPDAKYNNSEIAKMLSGVTEYPQVIKLALKEMHRQVGDLQVDHRGIAIRGLIIRHLVLPRGLAGTKDIMTFIAEEISPKTFVNIMKQYRPEYKAFEYEDINRPISTKEFQEALSFAEAAGLKSRKM, encoded by the coding sequence ATGAAATTCCAAAAAGAAGCTAGTTATAGGCTCTTGTTGGATAAAGGGGAATTGGAGGAGAGGGTTCAGCAAGCTTATACACTTATGAAAAACTGCCAGCTATGTCCACATTTGTGCAGAATTAACAGGGACCAGAAAAAAGGTATATGTAGTGCAGGAACAACTGCCATGGTATCCAGCTATGGACCACATTTTGGGGAGGAAGCTCCACTAGTTGGAACAAATGGTAGTGGAACAATTTTTTTTGCTTTTTGCAACATGAAATGTGTATTCTGTCAAAACTATGAAATAAGCTGGGGTGGAGAAGGAGAGCTAGTTTCTCCACATGAATTAGCAGAAATAATGCTGCATTTACAAGGCCAAGGCTGTCATAATGTTAATTTAGTGACTCCAACCCATTTCGTTCCACAAATTGTCGAAGCCGTTTTTATAGCTGCAAAAATAGGGTTGAATGTTCCACTTGTTTATAACTGTGGTGGCTATGAGAGAATAGAGACTTTAAAGGTTCTAGATGGAATAATAGATATTTATATGCCTGATGCAAAATATAATAATTCAGAGATTGCTAAAATGCTGTCTGGCGTTACTGAATATCCTCAAGTTATTAAATTGGCCCTTAAAGAAATGCATAGGCAGGTGGGAGACTTACAGGTAGACCATAGAGGTATCGCTATCAGGGGATTAATTATTAGACACCTGGTACTCCCCAGGGGACTAGCTGGCACAAAAGATATAATGACTTTCATAGCTGAAGAAATATCTCCAAAAACCTTTGTAAACATAATGAAACAATACCGTCCCGAGTACAAAGCATTTGAATATGAGGATATTAACAGACCAATATCCACTAAGGAATTTCAAGAAGCCTTGAGTTTCGCAGAAGCTGCAGGTCTTAAATCTAGAAAGATGTGA
- a CDS encoding metal-dependent hydrolase — protein MVKVTFHGHACFEIEGTGGKIILDPFIQGNPLAQVEPEDIKDISAILLTHGHGDHIGDTIEIAKNNNAQVIAPYELASYLGMKGINNHPMHIGGSHGFNWGWVKLVQALHGSGLVEEDGITYLGNPCGFLLDIDNIIIYHAGDTGLFGDMKILKDMLGGKAIDVALLPIGDNFVMGPDDALTAIHWIKPNSVVPMHYNTFPIIEQDANKFKEIVEKETPSEVIILEPGGFFEIE, from the coding sequence TTGGTTAAGGTAACTTTTCATGGTCATGCCTGTTTTGAAATTGAAGGAACTGGTGGGAAGATTATCCTGGACCCCTTTATACAGGGAAATCCTCTAGCTCAGGTTGAGCCTGAGGACATTAAGGATATATCAGCAATACTCCTTACACATGGTCATGGAGATCATATAGGTGACACAATAGAAATAGCCAAGAATAATAATGCCCAGGTTATTGCACCTTATGAGCTGGCTAGTTATTTAGGGATGAAAGGAATAAACAATCACCCCATGCATATAGGAGGATCCCATGGCTTCAACTGGGGATGGGTCAAGCTGGTCCAGGCTTTACATGGATCAGGGTTAGTAGAAGAAGATGGCATTACATATCTAGGAAATCCATGTGGATTTTTGTTGGATATAGATAATATAATCATTTACCATGCAGGTGATACAGGGCTTTTTGGGGATATGAAAATCCTCAAAGACATGTTAGGTGGTAAGGCTATTGATGTTGCCCTTTTACCCATTGGTGACAATTTTGTTATGGGACCCGATGATGCTCTAACTGCCATACATTGGATTAAGCCTAATTCTGTTGTACCCATGCACTACAATACTTTTCCCATAATAGAACAGGATGCAAATAAATTTAAAGAAATTGTAGAAAAAGAAACTCCCTCTGAAGTTATTATTTTGGAACCAGGTGGCTTTTTTGAAATAGAATAG